A single genomic interval of Oryctolagus cuniculus chromosome 19, mOryCun1.1, whole genome shotgun sequence harbors:
- the ELFN1 gene encoding protein ELFN1, giving the protein MAGRGWAALWACVAAAALLHGGGLAGADCWLIEGDKGFVWLAICSQNQPPYEAIPQHINSTIVDLRLNENRIRSVQYAALSRFGNLTYLNLTKNEIGYIEDGAFAGQFNLQVLQLGYNRLRNLTEGTLRGLGKLEYLYLQANLIEVVTASAFWECPNVVNVDLSMNRIQQLSGATFAGLARLSVCELYSNPFFCSCQLLAFLRWLAAFSNATQAHDRMQCESPPVYSGYFLLGQGHQGHRSILTKLQSVCTEGAHAAQPAGPPRPAAAAASAGRSPPPPPPPPEPSEAPCPDGECFSGDGTTPLVALPTLPTQAEARPLLRVKQLTANSATILVQLPSPFHRMYTLALFNNSKASTVSRLTKAHQEIHLGNLYALTNYTYCVVSTSSGLHHNHTCLTICLPKPPGAPGPAPSPSTATHYIMTILGCLFGMVLLLGAVYCCLRRRRRPEEQHKAAAAAAAAGSLKKSIIELKYGPEREAPGLAPLPQGALLGAEAVPRIPYLPAAAGDVEPYKLADSGEPPKASKGSYMEVRTAEAPERRDCEQGRPGPDSQGSVAEISTIAKEVDKVNQIINNCIDALKSESTAFQAKPGAAAAAEPQLLLLSEPLAAKHAFLAPAYKDAFGHGAQRSPRAFRADAASEGKYLEKSSPAAAAVLTVPPAADKGRPCAEHRHSYPGPHAAEPPAPVPPHEGLGARKPSILEPLTRARPRDLAYAQLSPQYHALSYSSSPEFACAAPHSIWERLRLGRRRRRDHEEFLAAGHALRKKVQFAKDEDLHDILDYWKGVSAQHKS; this is encoded by the coding sequence ATGGCCGGGCGCGGGTGGGCGGCGCTGTGGGCGTGCGTGGCGGCGGCCGCCCTGCTGCACGGGGGCGGGCTGGCCGGCGCCGACTGCTGGCTGATCGAGGGTGACAAGGGCTTCGTGTGGCTGGCCATCTGCAGCCAGAACCAGCCTCCGTACGAGGCCATCCCGCAGCACATCAACAGCACCATCGTGGACCTGCGGCTGAACGAGAACCGCATCCGCAGCGTGCAGTACGCCGCGCTCAGCCGCTTCGGCAACCTCACGTACCTCAACCTCACCAAGAACGAGATCGGCTACATCGAGGACGGGGCCTTCGCCGGCCAGTTCAACCTGCAGGTGCTGCAGCTGGGCTACAACCGGCTGCGCAACCTCACCGAGGGCACGCTGCGCGGGCTGGGCAAGCTGGAGTACCTGTACCTGCAGGCCAACCTCATCGAGGTGGTCACGGCCAGCGCCTTCTGGGAGTGCCCCAACGTGGTCAACGTGGACCTGTCCATGAACCGCATCCAGCAGCTCAGCGGGGCCACCTTCGCCGGCCTGGCGCGGCTCTCGGTGTGCGAGCTCTATAGCAACCCGTTCTTTTGCTCCTGCCAGCTGCTGGCCTTCCTGCGCTGGCTGGCCGCCTTCAGCAACGCCACGCAGGCCCACGACCGCATGCAGTGCGAGTCGCCGCCCGTCTACTCCGGCTACTTCCTCCTGGGCCAGGGCCACCAGGGCCACCGCAGCATCTTGACCAAGCTGCAGTCCGTGTGCACCGAGGGCGCCCATGCGGCCCAGCCCGCgggccccccccgccccgccgccgccgccgccagcgctGGCCGctcaccgccgccgccgccgccgcccccggagCCCAGCGAGGCGCCCTGCCCCGACGGCGAGTGCTTCTCCGGCGACGGCACCACGCCGCTGGTGGCCCTGCCCACGCTGCCCACGCAGGCGGAGGCCCGGCCGCTGCTCAGGGTGAAGCAGCTCACGGCCAACTCGGCCACGATCCTGGTGCAGCTGCCCAGCCCCTTCCACCGCATGTACACGCTGGCGCTGTTTAACAACAGCAAGGCGTCCACCGTGTCCCGGCTGACCAAGGCGCACCAGGAGATCCACCTGGGCAACCTGTACGCGCTCACCAACTACACCTACTGCGTGGTGTCCACCAGCTCCGGCCTGCACCACAACCACACCTGCCTCACCATCTGCCTGCCCAAGCCGCCCGGCGCGCCGGGGCCCGCGCCCAGCCCCTCCACGGCCACCCACTACATCATGACCATCCTGGGCTGCCTCTTCGGGATGGTGCTGCTGCTGGGCGCCGTGTACTGCTGCCTGCGCCGGCGCCGGCGCCCCGAGGAGCAGCacaaggcggcggcggcggcggccgcggcgggcaGCCTGAAGAAGAGTATCATTGAGCTCAAGTACGGGCCCGAGCGGGAGGCGCCCGGCCTGGCCCCGCTGCCGCAGGGCGCGCTGCTGGGCGCCGAGGCGGTGCCGCGCATCCCCTACCTGCCGGCCGCCGCCGGCGACGTGGAGCCCTACAAGCTGGCGGACAGCGGCGAGCCGCCCAAGGCCAGCAAGGGCAGCTACATGGAGGTGCGCACGGCGGAGGCGCCCGAGCGCAGGGACTGCGAGCAGGGCCGGCCGGGCCCCGACAGCCAGGGCTCCGTGGCCGAGATCTCCACCATCGCCAAGGAGGTGGACAAGGTCAACCAGATCATCAACAACTGCATCGACGCGCTCAAGTCCGAGTCCACCGCGTTCCAGGCCAAgcccggggccgccgccgccgccgagccgcagctgctgctgctgtccgaGCCGCTGGCCGCCAAGCACGCCTTCCTGGCGCCCGCCTACAAGGACGCCTTCGGCCACGGCGCGCAGCGCAGCCCCCGCGCCTTCCGGGCCGACGCGGCCTCCGAGGGCAAGTACCTCGAGAAGAGctccccggcggcggcggccgtcCTCACCGTGCCGCCCGCCGCCGACAAGGGCCGGCCGTGCGCAGAGCACCGGCACTCATACCCGGGCCCGCACGCCGCCGAGCCGCCCGCGCCCGTGCCGCCGCACGAGGGCCTGGGCGCGCGCAAGCCGTCCATCCTGGAGCCGCTGACGCGCGCGCGGCCCCGCGACCTGGCCTACGCGCAGCTGTCGCCGCAGTACCACGCCCTGAGCTACTCGTCCAGCCCCGAGTTCGCCTGCGCCGCGCCGCACAGCATCTGGGAGCGGCTgagactgggccggcgccgccgcaGGGACCACGAGGAGTTCCTGGCGGCCGGGCACGCGCTGCGCAAGAAGGTGCAGTTCGCCAAGGACGAGGACCTGCACGACATCCTGGACTACTGGAAGGGGGTCTCGGCGCAGCACAAGTCGTGA